Within the Malus sylvestris chromosome 4, drMalSylv7.2, whole genome shotgun sequence genome, the region aatgtgctttaGGCACATCAGTcgcccagtaggtcgagcttgatgaatcttcatcaacagctaattctgcttttcagcaataagtaaaacatagatcaaatccaaaaacttagtgaacttctgagccctatattgttgatgcaggacaatattagtagaagagaaggtcgaataggtcttcttcaggagatcctcttcggtTAAGGTCTCGTTacagaacttgagaagtgatcggatttgacaaacttcataattatattcattcacagacttaaagtcttggaagtgcAAATGTTGCAGTCATGTTTTGCTTCAGGCAAAAAGATGTCAatttggtgatcaaaacgatcagccaaagtgaTCTATAGTGCTCATAGATCCTCTTTAGCAAGGAACTCGGTTTGCAGGGTGTCATGAATGTGTCTTCGGATTAAGATCATAGTAGTGGCTTTCTCAGTTTCGCCAACCGGGTTATCCATCTCATCTTCAATGGTAGGACGcaaattctttgcagtgaggtggagcttcacatcttagACCCACTTGAGATAGTTCCTTCCAAAGACCTCCAAATCAgtaaagtcgagtttgttcaaattcgacatgttcctatcacaaaatagatggacaagatgtggttagtgtaatggagaaaaaataaattcattcacataggagtagaacattcaggttctaatagacatgtattggtttaaatttgcatgaaaaaacttcgggttttcatgggtgatgttttgaaggaaaacttcaggttttcaaacaaggcatgtttttagaaacttcaggtttcgaaATAATTACGAAtttcaggttcatatgttcctgcagacaaacacaaatatatatacggaaaaatgcaacaagaaaaatatgcaaatagagcTTTAGGTCTATGAttataattggattaattatttagacttcgggccaaatttaaagtgtgggtgaaaaaatataaaactcaaaattgtctaaaaaaaataaagaattaagCTTGGAGCCCAAAAAACATAGGCCAAAGCCCGCGGGTGGGCTGAGCAAATTTGGAGCCTTGCGGTCCAGGCCCTAAAACTGGGCAGAATATGAAATGGGCCAAGCTAGAGCAATAAGCCCTTATGCACAGAGTTAGGCTGCATGCGCAGGCCCAGATGGTAGAAGCCCAAATATGGTGCCAATCGTTTCCATCGCGTACATTGATGCACCAGCATAGAGGCTGGGATCGATTGTGGTACGATGTAAGGAAAACACAGCAGCCACGCGAGCTGGGTTCTACTACAACACGGGACACGAGAAAACCATGGCCAAAGAAGGCCGGTGTTTGGGCCAATAAGAGCTCCAAAGCCCAAAGGGCTGGTGCTCACCGAGAACGGGCTAAGCCCAAGTGGGCTAGGATTCGGATCAGACACCTCAGCGCAAGCTGGGTGAATTTGCCGGAGAAGAAGACCGGCGCCAATGCTTTTGACTATCGTGTCATGGTGCAAAAATCACGACAAAGAACCGTGGGTTCGACAACGACCTATAAAAGTAAACAAAGAGTAGAAACTCTCAATGTTTTTAGAAACCCTAGGAAAATTAACTCGAAATTTCAAAGAAAAACCGATGAGATTTAAACGAATCtcggtaaaaaaaaaactcatcgtGGGATGATATACAGGTCACCATGGTGATGATTCAATGGCAAGGGTGGACTACATGCCATCTTGCGAAGGAGAAGACGCCATGGGAAACATTAGGTTTTTTGGGTTTCAGGCCAGGAGCTTATGGCTCCGGCTTTGTTGTCTTATGACTCGGGTCATGGGTTCGAAGAACCCAGATtgcgttttcaatttttttttcaattaattcaagccatatatgatatataatttaatgcatgagcagttatttgatgcaattcatggcaatatcaaattcacataattcaacaattatgaatataatgcatacacaatttatgtagaatctaaaattcaaaaaacgtaaagttgggtcgtgcattatggtgaatgttcatgttaTCAGGGTtgtaaaaatatcgagataaaagtgttgttttggaagaacctgattgcgtgatgatatggatgaacttgTTTGATGCAGAAAGCTTCCACGTCATATTCCTAaacgcagcggtaggagcgtgctggtaacgtgttgtggcctatatttaactaaCAGGGAAAGGGGGCCTGCGGCACAGAGAAAGAATAAAGAGAGaagtgtttgtagaattgtgtagaggaatgtgtgtgttattccccctacgtagtgcctttatttatagtaataagggagaGAATAAATCTTTTATCCCTAAGGAAGGAATAAAAGTCCATacaggaaagaataactagaatcaaatctaatctaggatttacacaatcacctTTAAACTGGAAAGTTTACAACAACTACATGGTTTTCagttaaattcaaaattttgaagccctaatcattagtttttcttaatttatattCAATCTTTAAACTTACATCATGATTTAGATTTGCTCTTTAAACACATATTTAGAATTTAATGTGGGACCTATATGTGCTGCATATCATCAGACTAACATAATTTTTAACAAAAGTTAACCATGGAGACCCAATGTTACACATTTAGTTAAATTTGAGGACCTCAatcaataaatttttagttgcaagtggccctttaccaTAGTAGTATAATAGCATTGAGTCATTGCATGACGACGTGGGTTCAAACTCCGTcagtgactaatctaacatttaatctaacaaaatttatcgtttgacccaaaaaaaattaacaaatttctAGTTCAGTGATGAATCATAAATTAAGATGAAGGTTTAGTGTAACCCCGTCAGAAAATTTAAATTGGAAAATAGGGTGCCGCCTCCTTTTCttagaaacaaaatcaatttccGATCACAAACCAACACAAGCTTAAGAGCAAGTTCACCCATGGGCTTTTACCATGGCTAGATCCCAAATCCAACCTAATAGTCACCTTCATCCATTTCCTCAAGCCATGGTTGATGGAGCCTTGGGAGCAGCCATGTCGAGTCTTAGCCTAAGTCTGATCCATGGCAGTTATtattcataatggatgaagagTTGCATAACCACAACAACTTATTCTGAATTAATCTCATCCGTTGAATAATTAGTGAATAGTAACTGTCATGACAGTTAGTATTCACAATTGGTGGAGAGTGGTAAGAGAAGCCGAAATAGTTTACTATTACTTAATAGTAACTACCACAAATCCACTCTTAGGCCCAAATCCTCCACATTGGTGAAAATGCTCAAAAAACAGTGgactttattttgaatattataCTCgaataataaataagaaaataattcaaattaaaTGGACAAGCCAAACTTATTAGGAAGTTTCTGAAAATAAAAGTTTCAAATAAAAGGAAGGGGCTAATCTACGACACAAGTGTTGATATGCACAGTGGCTGTCGTGGTGTGGGTGCGGTAGGGATGGGCAATAGTTATGGCAGGTGGGTAACCGCGATTaatttatccataaccgtttatgctcatacccgcataaccgtttacccgttgggtaattgcctaaacggttatacccatacccataaccgtttataaacggttaaccatattCATAACTGCATactcatttaaccgtaaccgtttaatacccgtttacccatttatcctttttaaccagtttatcttcttttttttaccgttaccCTTTTTTCACTCGTCctcatgttttttaacaacttgaaaattaaaaaaattgtcataattttttttttgacaattaaacaccgttacaagtacattcatcatacatttccatattttaattttttaagtccttataccattccaataattgaaataatagtttacatatgatatttttaattgttaccaatgaaggtaaatataatatttgctaagtattattgggttacaaaaattgtttagaagacatttctgtcaaaatatttctttcaatttcacgATTACCTGCacggaatttaaattaatttggccaattccttgatgatgagaatcatcattcctgtagtagtgttattgagagaatgaccgatgaattccttgctaatttattaggtgctaagtattattggatcaagaacatggtttgtgttagttttacatatataaaataaatgggtaaacggttagcCGTTTATAACagcggttaatacccataaccgcccatttaaatttcacgggtaaacggttatacccataaccgtttatttatctaaatggttagccataaccataaccgtttaatttaaataggtggggttacccataaccaatgagtatttgcccatccctaagtGCGGTGGTGAGAGACAGTTATGAGAATACGGTGGGTTCATTTGCGATGGAAGCTTCCAAGTCTAATTTCTGTTTTGGCAGCGGAGTTGTACCCAATGAAAGTGGGCCTCGAGTATGCCGTGGATGCTGGTCGTCGGGTGAGTCGCTATAATCTAAATTATCGAGATGTATCTTTTTAAGGCGATGTCAATTCTTTATGATTAATGAGTTGTTTGTCTGATTATTGTATTGtaattatcttctttttttgtaGCATGGGTGGCTGTTTTTCCTCCCTCAGGATTTTTCCTACGTGGTTTACCCGAGACGCGGTTTTGTTAGAGCCACGTTCTTTTCCATGCTCTCTGCACTAGTTCTTTTGGTCTGTtatgaatgaaattttttattaccttaaaaaaaaaaattgtgacacAAGTGTTAGAAGTATGCTCTTAAAGCCATCAATTCGATGtcatagcttttggaatacttattttGTCAAAACTCTTATTTAGTTTAATGGAAAAGAAATGTTTGCTCTGAATCACTATTTGAAGTACGGTGTGTTTAATCAACAATAGAATACACGGAATAGAATAAacctaagagagaagtgatctaagtgagttagattagcGAGACATTATTCTTATGTTCATTCTTAaaatgttcctagccatagAATTATCAACTGGGCATTAACAATCAGCTAAGGTAGTATGTGTCATGTCAACTCAACCAAgaatatgactagtctcaagtcattatTGTTAGATACTAAGATAAACACATAAGTGCTCAAAAGGTTGTTGAGTACACTGAATAACGATCAAGGAGAGTTCTCACATACATTTCGTGTAAGAACTCACAAGTTGCAATAATGCAAAGTAATCATTTGACTTGAGACaacacattttttttgtaagtacATCTTTGATCATTTGACAATGTAACAAAGTACATGCCTCATCTTGCGCATGTTCCTAGCACTGTTGGGGTCAATGATTTACTCATAGAGACATGTAAGTGTGTAACAAGAGATCTCTATCCTTCCATGGTGAAAGGAAATTACTCTAAGATATGGTTCTAGACTCTTTTGGCCCAAACATAtaaatatgacttaggaagaaTGTTCCTAATCATGTTCACTAGAATCGTATTGTGTTGTAGTTATAACTTAATAGAagatatgaaataaatttcaaCAAAACAATGCGGTCATGAGTATTGAATAGAGGGACCTAATTgtgttgtagttgtaactgAATATGTTCTCTAATCACTTCTACATAGCTTGAATGACCATGACATACTGTtaagtgtcactcatggtttgtgcaATATCTTCATCATAggaagaattgaaagtaagttttaaaTTATGATCGACTAGCAAGAGTTACAATTGCTCATTGCCTCACTCATTGGAATCTAATGACCCGTACACCATGTAAGGATGAGATTGAAGAAATGTAAACGAGATGGATATatacaattaaatagtttaattggtATGGTTGATATGGTTGCTATTAATTGTGAAACACTATTCTATACGCAAGGGTTAACTTTCGAATGTCTACATAATCAACATTAAGAGGACAAAAACAAAATGTTCCAaagatttaattaattttgacaaaagataATACAGCCCTAAAACCTAAGaccaaattataaattaaaattacaaaaaagatATTATTAAGGTAAATCACAGACAGAGATGGAACTCAAATCCAAACCAGACTGCACATTTCCAGTCTTGTATAAACATTAACCTGTAAAACCCCAAGGCACGGCGGCCCTCTAAACTGCATGGATAGGGCTACTACCTGAATTCATGCTTGAATTGCCGGAACCTGGATTTGCATGGAAAGCAGACTGCCTAGACGACCCTTCAACCATTTTTAGCGTAAGCGAGGACGGACCAGAATGACCTAGAGGCTCCCCTAAACTCAGTTTTGACATGCCTACTAGCTCATCAACATTTATCGGGCTCTTTGAATGTACTGCCGTTGGCTTCAGAACCTCGTGTTTATCCGTCATAGTGGGCTCGGTAGTGTATCCAGACCACAAGGGATAAGGAATCGGGAAAGGTGAGAAATAAGCAGGATATACCATTGGGTAATATGACACTGAGGTATCGGGATTTGGAGCGGCCGGTTCTCCATCTGAGTTGGTGGAATCCATTGATTCGCATTCTTCATCCAAAGGTGGAGGAGCAGGCAATGGATTATTGCTTTGAGTTTCAGCTTCTGGATAGTTACCAGGTAAGAGGTCCAGTGGTTCCATTTGGGTTTCAACTGACTGCAGAAAATTTTTCGAGATAGCAAATGTAAATATCGTATCAacaaaaaaatgagagaattaTGCATTGCGATGCAGATTAATTAAAGTATGGACCTTCTAACCAGACAAATACTGCACTCAAATATCAAGAGACTCAAGACAGAAGTATAGGTTCTTTATACACGCAATGGACATGACCTTTTAAGTTtaaagaatcaaaataaacagtCAACACAAATTGGTGAGCACACCATACAGTGTTAACCATAGGACGGAAGAAGCTCAAAATAGTAAATAGTTCATGTTGCGTGCTTGAATGTGAAACACATACACTTACTGGTTATGCAAGACGGAAAAAATACTTACATCGTCTGCTACAATATCAAAGAGGCTGGAACGTCTTTTTCTCCTTGACACATTAGTCTGCCTAATAAAATATTTCTGAGCATGGCTAGCCACTTGAGTAGGTGTTCTTGATATGACGTAATTGCGAGCTATTCCACGCCAATCACCTTTACCAAGCTTCTGCAGTCCAAGCAAAAACATCCTATGTTCCTCTTCAGTCCATGGAGTGCCTACaagagaaaaaaggaaaaaccaaATCAGTCAAGACAAAAAGGAAAACTTCGTTCAACTCCTTACATAAGATCCTTAGGTTTTCTTGAAAACATATAACGTTGATAATGACGTAAATTTAAGAACAACTAACGAAGAATTCTTGTGTAATAAACAGACCATCTTCATACGAAAAAGAACAGataaatagtatataaataACTGTATGTTTAGTCAAATGCTGGTTCAGACCACATGATCGAACATTCTGGAAAATATATTGCACTAAATCTGAAAGTTTCCAACGCCTCTATTGCATATCAAGTGACCTCTCATACTGAATGAGATGATTAATTAGGCATACTATTAAATGAAGTCCAAAATACCCGCGAAATATCCGCGAGAGGAGGGTCACGTATCTAAAGCCCTTAAGCTTAATGACTATACATTTGGCTATGGTAGCACCCTCGTAGTTGGGAGAACTTCTTAAAAAGATGCCTTTGGTTTCTGTTGCTGTTGCTGTTCGTGTTGCAAACTTGCACAATACTTAACTATTAACTGCCATAGTTCCTTCACCTACCAAAACTAGAATAGCTTCACCGGCGTTTCGCCCCCTCTAGAGAACCAAAATTCAGAGAGCTAATTATGCAGATGACATTTTACCGCCTTGGCGGAAAGCATTAATATCTATGCAACCTGCTGCAGGTTCGACCCCGATCCCCCTCCCACCTAACATTTAACAATTCAACCCCTACTATAATTAGCAAAAAAATTAATCCATTTTTGCTAATTGCAAAGCACCCTACTTTAAGTTAAAcagtaataataaaacagtaaaCTCCAAAACTATAATTACAGTGatgccaaaaataatcaaacatAATATACAGaatccaaatcaaatatttcCCCGAAAAGCATACCGTTTATGTTTAAACTAATTCAATTCCAACTCTAAACCCCATATAATTAACCAAAACATATATCAAATGAGAATCCAAGCATAAAACCACAAACCCAAATGATTTGAATCCAAAACTAAgcaaaatgaaaaaagaaattaattcaaagattaagatcagaaaataaaagtgaaaagtaaaaaatgaaCCTTTTTTGCGTTCGCGGCTCGAAGACGATCCGGGCACGAAGTCCTCAGAGGCATAGCCATCGGCAGTGGCATGGTCGTTGGTGGTGTCGCCGGGAGAATCCGGATTGTTGGGGAGGAGACCCGAACCCGACCCGGCATAGTGAGTCAGATTGCCCATGCTAGCGCTCTTTCTGATGGAGCCGTCGGTCAATCGTACACCGAAGAGCTTGACCCCTCGGTTCGGACACGTCCGCGAGTTGTGGCCATTGTGGCTGCAATGCGAGCACCTCCGAGTCATCGGTAATGCAGAAAATGGAATCGGATGGGGAGAGTTGGGTTGGTCGGATCGGAGGatccggatcacttgatccgaaAACAGAGAGGTGGGTTGGGGTCTGCGCGAGGATTGGGAGTTGGGTTTTGCGTCGATTTGCTGTTTCGTTTTGTGAATTCGTTtgtttgttcttcttctctttcgGACCCTCGAGTTTCGCAGagcagaggagagagagagggagaagcagagagagagagagagatggagaacaagtagattgattttttttttttttttttttgaaacgaGAACAAGTAGATTGATGAGTAAAACACTATCCATATGTATCGTGGCGTGGATAAAGAGGAGACTATATGCTGTGTCGCAGGATGGTTTTGGGAAAAAACATTTCGAAATATCAATGGTTAGAGATCTAACTGATTTTTTAGAACTTCAAATCTTATATAAAATTCGTACCACTGcgttttaaaataatttcaagtttaatttttagtttattattataatttatgatatgatgaaatcttataatttttttatcatatcatAAACATACAATACTTACATAGAATTAATATAAATTGATGATCAGATGTTATTTATGTCATGATAAATTTCgattaatacaatattttacaagAAATTGTCCACTCTCACATCTAGAATTAATATAATCACTATTAACGAGTAGATGTTACGTTTGTTATGATAAATTTCGATGTGTTAATACAAGACTACAAGAAATTGTCTACTCACGCATCTACGAGACTTTGAAACGCGAAGTTCACACGTATGTTTTACCACTTTACATTTAAAGTAGGACAAATTAATTGGGAGACTATTTAGGAAAGAAGAACTCCATTGAGAATCCACCAATTCCATACGTCAaatcttgttttttttcttatctaATCCTTTTTGTCATTGTTGGCAATTTCGATGGCCCACCCAACTTGAGATAAGTTTTTTTCAGACTAGTTTGACTTTTGACACATCAAAATGAAAGGTTCCAATGTTATCAAATCCTTTtagttgatttgatttttttcccttttttttttttaaataaatgataATATTTATACTCAAAAAATTAAGTAGAATATTAAATATCATAATGAACTAACCATAATAATGttattcaaattcacttttagtgagaatcaaatctaaaatttctcacttataaataaagaaCAATACCAAagataaaaatcacatatattttattttatatgtgCTAATAAGAAGCGAAaagtcaaaaaataaaataaattttcatgGTTTAATAAATTCAAGAAAACCAATAACAACATTGCACTGGGTTATGTATCAATTCTTTCGTTAGATCCAACTACTTTAAGTATTTTCTTAAGAGTCTCTTCTAACATCTTTCTAGGTCTTTTTCTACCCATTCGGCCTTGAACCTCAGTCCTGTAATCGCATATTCTAACCGAAAAGTCGATAGGCATTCATTTCACATATCCAAACCACCataactgattttctctcatctttacttcaatttcgactactcctactttacctcggatatcttTATTCCTAATattatcatttcttgtgtgcaTACACATTCAACGAAGCATTCACATCTCCGCTACATCCATTTTATATACATGTTGATACTTCACCGTCTAACATTCGGTGTCATAAAGCATTGTCGGcctataaaaaaatttcatgaacTTCAGTGATATATAGTACAAATTTGCCATCTTATTAGAGTAAGATACTCTTATTTTTAACCGGATTGAAATCctagtaatttttttattgatgccTGCAATAATTGGACCCTATCCTCTTatgtacttttttatttttctactttATCGATGAATAtcgtacctttttttttaactaaaacaaaacataaaatgaatgaatTAACGTCTTATCCTAACCGTCCTATGAAGCTGGAATCAAGTGTATGCAGATGAAAAAGGACCAAGATCCAAACGCCACGTGGAACGCGAGGGAGTCGGTGTTTGGTGGCATATTCTTCTCTTGCGTGTATCGTACATTAAAataaaaccttatccaaaaacCCATCGTTCACAATTATCTTTGCCcacttttaattttatataaaataaatgggatcCCCATTGAATCTAAACTTTTAATCAACGGCTCTGATCGATCCCGCCGAAATGGACCATCCGACACCAGATTAATTCCGGcgacctagcagcatgtcatgctCATTTGCTTTCCAACCAACAAACACCAAAAATAGGTAGACAATTCACAAATTTTCATACTCCCCAACCATGTTCATTACCTCCAAGCTCCAACCCAATATCAGTTGAAATTTTTACTcctaaatttaataataatatcaaTTCTGTACCAATCACTATTGGACACTACATCATATGAATCAGACAAATTGACAATTCATTAACGGTTTTGATTATGACATTTGTCCAGTACAATATTGTGACATAATCATATAAGAAAGACCAAGTATCAGTACTCCTGCTTctattaatgaaaaaagttttaaGTTCAAATCCCCGTACAACTtctaaaatgaaaatgaaaattttcacaTTTAGCAGAACCTAACTCCTCTTTTACAGGAGATGATGGTTTTAAATTTCATCAACCAGATGGTTGAATTACTCGAAATCACTTAACATGTTGTGACCGAAATTTAGTCTCCAAATTCCTTCGATGTACTCTTCTCAATCCATGAAAAAAAGTATACAGAACTTCAACATGTTAATAATAAAAGCACTTATGCCACAAGCGCTTATGAGCTGAAGTGCTTTTTAGAGATACAATCCCAATACAAACAATAGCAATTTGTTTCCAGTGGAATTATAAAACCAGGATTGGTAATAGACCTATTTGATTATAAGAGCCGTTTATCATCACACAATAAAATCACCATCACGTACTGCAACTGCAAAAGACAGACCCTTTAAGTTGCATATGTAAGCCGAAAACGCTCTTCCAGGTATTCCCCACTGCGGACGGGAGGAAATCTGCAAGCAGAATTGGTAAATATCATCTACAGGGTAACTTGATCAAAGCGGAATACGAGAAggaaaaaacatgaaattttgAGGAAAGCTTTACTCATGCTCTAAACAAAATTTCACTCAAACATCCAAATAATACTCGTATTCGATGTTTTATGATTCCGCTCTCTAGAACATTGTTCACTTCACAGGAACATTTGCCTGAATAAGGATGGAGGACATGCCACGAGAAAATATCAGTGAGCCTTCCAACCTTTTCTACGAGGTGTTTTTATGGTATCATGGAACCAACTCGCCCCAACACCTTTCAACCTATCCCACATTTAGTTTTTACACAGTATCATGAAATGAACTTGGTCGATATCCTCACATTTCATTGCAATAGATATTTAGCATACGAAAATAAGGCATGAATTATACTTAACGGTCATACTGAAAAGGTAAAATATTGGTCTAATATATGAGCTTGTGGATACCCTCCCCTTGCAAGTCGATCTTGTAAGCGCAAGTGTTTCCCGTGGGACATAACATTGGGAAAGCAGGTTTCACTAAGAAACTGGACTAGATTCCACGGGAGGAGTAAACAATACATTGCGTTAGAAAGCATTAGTAACATGAACTCATCAAAAAGGGAAATGACTACCATCGAGCAACCAAACCAATGTGTATAGAGTGGACCAACAAGGACGTTAGACCACCAATGTTTCTTATGTATAACATACAAAATCTTGCAGTATATGAGCTGTTGGACACCCTTCCCTTTCAAAAAGATTTTCAGTTTTGTAAGGGCAAGTTCTACGTCATGACATTTAGCAAAACCAACACTATAACAGAGATAAGCTAAAGCATTGTGTTAGAAATAAAATATGAGACACGAGAGGACAGTCAAATGGGGGTTTATACCTTGGCGGTGATGCTTCACTGCAACAACTTTTCAGACATTCCACCACACAATCGTCATTGGGATCCATGAAGAAAGCCACCTGAAAATATTGAGATGTTGTTATTCAGCACTCTCAATTTGTCTTTTTCAATAGATCGTGAAGTAATAATACCATTGCATTGTGAAGTACAGTCAGTATTATGAAAAGCAAATAAAAATGGACCAATAGGCAAATGATTACAGAGTAGCGTTCTTGTCCTGTTGGCATCACTCTATGCAGTGTtgacctacaaacaaatgacaGAAGAGAAAATGTCTGCAGTTTCAGAGTCCTAGATTTTAAAACATGTATAACCACTGTAAGAAGAAAACAGACCTTAAAGTTAATAAATTAGAAATTACCTGAACAAACAATTAGTCCACCTCTCCATCATGTCCCCAATGTTAACAATGAATGCCCTAGAGATTCAAATTTGAACACCATCAGACGGACAAAGTTACCATTCGGTTATACACAAATGCACTCTAGTAAACATGTAAGATGCTGGTaggaaaaccaaaacaaaatactGTTTCTTATTAATGGTCTAAAAGTAATAAAGCTATAACGATCTCTGAACTTTTAACCGCATGATCTAAATGCTCCCTATCTAACAAAGTGAATGGAACTCCAtgtccataatttttttttaggaagcATATCCATATTTAAACATCATATGGCATTACATTGTTAAATGGGGTATTCCGCATAAATGATTGAAGAACATAAGGGCACACAAATTATTTAGCAATCATACCATCGTTTCATGaaaattcaagatcttgaacTTACCCATCTATGTGAAGAACATCTTCCCAGATTCGAGGTTGCTTAGATTTGTCCCTACAAACCTGTTGAGTGTTAACAATAAGTCACAGAAAAGAATGTCATAATTGAGCTTGAAAGGGAACCACTAGGTGTTCGGTGCTGACAAAATCCAATAAACAAAAAGCATGCCTGAAGTCCAGGAACTCCATTGGATGCAAGGAGTGTGATCATGCCATAATCTGAATGAGCAGAAGCACCATATATTTCTTCATCAGTTGATCCCAGCTCACCTGAAATCATGCATACTGAAATCATGAAagcgagagaaaaaaaaaacaataaaatacagAAGACCAAAcatacaaaaaatattattcaaaatattacaaaaacaagaaaagaaatggaGTGCGATGTTTT harbors:
- the LOC126619406 gene encoding transcription factor MYBS3-like; protein product: MDSVLLINLLVLVSKKKKKKINLLVLHLSLSLCFSLSLSSALRNSRVRKRRRTNKRIHKTKQQIDAKPNSQSSRRPQPTSLFSDQVIRILRSDQPNSPHPIPFSALPMTRRCSHCSHNGHNSRTCPNRGVKLFGVRLTDGSIRKSASMGNLTHYAGSGSGLLPNNPDSPGDTTNDHATADGYASEDFVPGSSSSRERKKGTPWTEEEHRMFLLGLQKLGKGDWRGIARNYVISRTPTQVASHAQKYFIRQTNVSRRKRRSSLFDIVADDSVETQMEPLDLLPGNYPEAETQSNNPLPAPPPLDEECESMDSTNSDGEPAAPNPDTSVSYYPMVYPAYFSPFPIPYPLWSGYTTEPTMTDKHEVLKPTAVHSKSPINVDELVGMSKLSLGEPLGHSGPSSLTLKMVEGSSRQSAFHANPGSGNSSMNSGSSPIHAV